In the genome of Desulfobacteraceae bacterium, the window CGATGGTGCACAGTACAACCCCCCAGGCGATGTCGACCGGAACCAAAGCGGCCGGCCAATTTCGAATCAGCGCGTAGTTGGTCAGTTCGTAAGTGGCATAGGTAAAAAAGCCGTACAA includes:
- a CDS encoding DUF2177 family protein → MYGFFTYATYELTNYALIRNWPAALVPVDIAWGVVLCTIVSAGGYSVGRWLQT